The Myxocyprinus asiaticus isolate MX2 ecotype Aquarium Trade chromosome 26, UBuf_Myxa_2, whole genome shotgun sequence genome has a window encoding:
- the LOC127417259 gene encoding teashirt homolog 3-like isoform X1: MPRRKQQAPKRASAYDSENVKETTTQIDGIGNDYSVTKKKKQGTNDLEQEVKSPVDEQDSTTAELSGHDVDSESHISEYSDPTSDAESTSVKNQEDTTRDILKDSSEDSVCSSDSLEQMKAIYKSFLNNPYWSLLSLNSSQPYAEEQPANSSGSSSNNSSPGRNSSDWHQSAIAKTFQHMSQKQPIALEPSLFSTVQLYRQNTKLYGSIFTGASKFHCKSCSASYDTLLDLTIHMNETDHYRDDNHESASKGAKSWSKPRKRSILEMEGKEDAQKVLRCMYCGHSFESLQDLSVHMIKTKHYQKVPLREPRTAIAAKVVSSFRKRVPVELNIGKSLRTTEQRSTNGGQASDIFQMCSEHAFTNKADLINQKGTRRGMQPKSQNFTCMECGISHDSLQQLSAHMMLTGHFVRVTQSLKKTDKPFLKHKVLNPPKNKCERVQSGMQSSSPLLATRIKDPSSCPSPTTRDVKNKIQEITSLKDNDCKESANASDAMERFGISSKCDYLTEEDLKENPKMDFDILKSLENTVTLAINKAQGGAPSWGGYQSIHAAYQLQNHLKPSLHNSSLKQSANGQEVLSLGKSPLVTPSIPPSAPSTTVNNHEVDELEKVTDNVANVEEQMKYFNGQGSVKWKSLESSSPVEVTEGNTGEKNTPKHTQHSRKPPNSISDLYDNTYLLSAHPEPKQPSVSPLSALQSVMNLHLGKAAKPVRPVQDPMRMLLRMSNSMEERAALAAPSGQLTKFSQLHSDCHEIYRDQPIDLSKGKTENCLKAATLPGKALSSSTTVSESAASKIFTPVSPLHENALSDISDLLRNLSDSQLLKPPTLLCRTEQSEIEGSHTSDEEEDMSMVHKRKGRKSHWKPQHLLILQAQFTSCLRQAADGKYVILDLSSQERIVISHVTGLSMTTISHWLANVKYQLRRTGRTKFIKNVDTGHPVFYCSECATQFQACSTYICHLESHLGFKMKDLAKLTSPPEKSLLPSVPPARRGQEHLLTVPAL, from the coding sequence CTTATGATTCAGAGAATGTTAAGGAGACCACCACACAGATTGATGGCATTGGAAATGATTACTCAGtgaccaagaaaaaaaaacagggtaCAAATGACTTGGAACAAGAAGTCAAAAGTCCAGTGGATGAACAAGATTCTACTACTGCTGAGCTCTCAGGTCATGATGTTGACAGTGAATCTCACATAAGTGAATATAGTGACCCCACATCAGATGCTGAGAGCACCTCGGTCAAAAATCAGGAGGACACCACCAGAGACATCTTAAAAGATAGCTCTGAGGACTCAGTATGTAGTTCAGATAGCCTAGAACAGATGAAGGCTATTTACAAAAGCTTCCTCAATAATCCTTACTGGTCCTTGCTGAGCTTGAATTCATCTCAACCATATGCAGAGGAACAGCCTGCCAATAGCAGCGGTAGTAGTAGCAACAATAGTAGTCCTGGTCGCAACTCCAGTGACTGGCACCAATCTGCTATTGCAAAGACATTCCAACACATGTCTCAGAAACAACCAATTGCACTTGAGCCAAGTCTTTTCTCCACTGTCCAGCTCTACCGCCAAAACACTAAACTCTATGGATCCATCTTCACCGGTGCCAGCAAGTTCCACTGCAAAAGCTGTAGTGCATCATATGACACTCTACTTGATCTCACCATTCACATGAACGAAACAGACCATTACCGTGATGACAACCATGAAAGTGCTAGCAAGGGCGCCAAGTCCTGGTCCAAGCCACGTAAGCGCTCTATTTTGGAGATGGAGGGCAAGGAAGATGCTCAGAAAGTCCTACGTTGTATGTACTGTGGGCACTCCTTTGAATCCTTGCAAGACCTCAGCGTACACATGATAAAGACCAAGCACTACCAAAAAGTACCTCTGAGAGAACCTAGAACAGCAATTGCTGCTAAAGTTGTCTCTTCTTTCAGAAAGAGGGTTCCGGTGGAGTTGAATATTGGAAAATCTCTGCGCACCACAGAGCAGAGAAGTACCAATGGAGGACAAGCCAGTGATATTTTTCAGATGTGTTCTGAACACGCTTTTACCAACAAAGCAGACTTAATAAATCAGAAGGGCACTCGCCGAGGTATGCAACCAAAGTCACAGAACTTCACATGTATGGAGTGTGGAATTTCACATGACTCTTTGCAGCAATTGAGTGCTCACATGATGTTGACCGGTCACTTTGTCAGAGTCACTCAGTCATTGAAAAAGACAGACAAGCCCTTTTTAAAACACAAAGTATTGAATCCTCCAAAAAATAAGTGTGAGAGGGTTCAGTCTGGTATGCAAAGTTCCTCCCCTCTCTTAGCAACAAGAATCAAGGACCCATCTTCTTGTCCATCTCCAACAACCAGGGATGTCAAGAATAAGATTCAAGAAATAACATCCCTGAAAGACAACGATTGCAAGGAGTCTGCAAATGCGAGTGATGCCATGGAGAGATTTGGCATCTCATCAAAATGTGATTACCTTACTGAAGAGGATCTTAAAGAGAACCCTAaaatggattttgatattctaaaaTCATTGGAGAATACAGTCACTTTGGCCATTAACAAAGCACAGGGGGGTGCCCCGAGCTGGGGGGGTTACCAAAGTATTCATGCAGCTTATCAGTTACAAAACCATCTAAAACCTTCTCTGCACAACTCCTCTTTGAAACAGTCAGCCAATGGGCAAGAAGTCCTGTCTTTAGGCAAAAGTCCACTGGTCACTCCAAGCATTCCACCAAGTGCTCCCTCAACCACAGTTAATAACCATGAAGTAGATGAATTGGAGAAGGTTACAGATAATGTTGCAAATGTGGAGGAACAAATGAAATACTTTAATGGGCAGGGATCTGTGAAATGGAAATCACTGGAATCAAGCTCCCCAGTTGAGGTCACTGAGGGTAACACAGGTGAGAAGAATACTCCAAAGCACACTCAACACTCTCGAAAACCTCCAAATtctatttcagatctgtatgatAATACTTATCTACTATCTGCCCACCCTGAGCCCAAACAACCCTCTGTCAGTCCTTTAAGTGCCCTTCAGTCCGTTATGAATCTTCATCTGGGTAAAGCTGCCAAACCGGTGAGGCCTGTCCAGGACCCTATGAGAATGCTTCTCAGGATGAGCAACAGCATGGAGGAAAGGGCTGCACTGGCTGCTCCATCTGGACAATTGACGAAATTTAGCCAGTTACATTCTGACTGCCATGAAATTTACAGAGACCAACCAATAGACTTGTCCAAAGGAAAAACTGAAAATTGTCTTAAGGCTGCCACTCTTCCAGGCAAAGCATTGAGTTCCTCCACAACTGTGAGTGAATCAGCTGCTTCCAAAATATTTACACCAGTCAGTCCTTTGCATGAAAATGCTCTCTCGGACATATCAGACTTGCTGCGTAATCTGTCAGACTCTCAACTTCTAAAGCCTCCAACACTTTTATGTAGGACAGAGCAGTCAGAAATTGAGGGCTCTCATACTTCAGATGAGGAAGAGGATATGTCCATGGTGCACAAACGTAAAGGTAGGAAGTCACACTGGAAACCCCAGCATTTACTGATTTTGCAGGCTCAGTTCACTTCCTGCCTCAGGCAAGCAGCTGATGGAAAGTATGTGATATTAGACTTGAGCTCCCAGGAAAGGATAGTCATATCACATGTAACAGGTCTGTCTATGACAACCATTAGCCACTGGCTGGCCAATGTGAAATATCAGCTGAGACGAACAGGCAGAACAAAATTCATAAAGAACGTTGACACTGGGCACCCAGTTTTCTACTGTAGTGAATGTGCGACACAGTTCCAAGCTTGCTCAACATACATCTGTCACCTTGAGTCACACCTTGGGTTTAAAATGAAAGACTTGGCCAAGCTTACTTCTCCTCCTGAAAAATCTCTGCTTCCTTCTGTACCACCTGCTAGAAGAGGTCAAGAGCATCTGCTAACAGTGCCAGCACTGTAA
- the LOC127417259 gene encoding teashirt homolog 3-like isoform X2 → MRAYDSENVKETTTQIDGIGNDYSVTKKKKQGTNDLEQEVKSPVDEQDSTTAELSGHDVDSESHISEYSDPTSDAESTSVKNQEDTTRDILKDSSEDSVCSSDSLEQMKAIYKSFLNNPYWSLLSLNSSQPYAEEQPANSSGSSSNNSSPGRNSSDWHQSAIAKTFQHMSQKQPIALEPSLFSTVQLYRQNTKLYGSIFTGASKFHCKSCSASYDTLLDLTIHMNETDHYRDDNHESASKGAKSWSKPRKRSILEMEGKEDAQKVLRCMYCGHSFESLQDLSVHMIKTKHYQKVPLREPRTAIAAKVVSSFRKRVPVELNIGKSLRTTEQRSTNGGQASDIFQMCSEHAFTNKADLINQKGTRRGMQPKSQNFTCMECGISHDSLQQLSAHMMLTGHFVRVTQSLKKTDKPFLKHKVLNPPKNKCERVQSGMQSSSPLLATRIKDPSSCPSPTTRDVKNKIQEITSLKDNDCKESANASDAMERFGISSKCDYLTEEDLKENPKMDFDILKSLENTVTLAINKAQGGAPSWGGYQSIHAAYQLQNHLKPSLHNSSLKQSANGQEVLSLGKSPLVTPSIPPSAPSTTVNNHEVDELEKVTDNVANVEEQMKYFNGQGSVKWKSLESSSPVEVTEGNTGEKNTPKHTQHSRKPPNSISDLYDNTYLLSAHPEPKQPSVSPLSALQSVMNLHLGKAAKPVRPVQDPMRMLLRMSNSMEERAALAAPSGQLTKFSQLHSDCHEIYRDQPIDLSKGKTENCLKAATLPGKALSSSTTVSESAASKIFTPVSPLHENALSDISDLLRNLSDSQLLKPPTLLCRTEQSEIEGSHTSDEEEDMSMVHKRKGRKSHWKPQHLLILQAQFTSCLRQAADGKYVILDLSSQERIVISHVTGLSMTTISHWLANVKYQLRRTGRTKFIKNVDTGHPVFYCSECATQFQACSTYICHLESHLGFKMKDLAKLTSPPEKSLLPSVPPARRGQEHLLTVPAL, encoded by the coding sequence CTTATGATTCAGAGAATGTTAAGGAGACCACCACACAGATTGATGGCATTGGAAATGATTACTCAGtgaccaagaaaaaaaaacagggtaCAAATGACTTGGAACAAGAAGTCAAAAGTCCAGTGGATGAACAAGATTCTACTACTGCTGAGCTCTCAGGTCATGATGTTGACAGTGAATCTCACATAAGTGAATATAGTGACCCCACATCAGATGCTGAGAGCACCTCGGTCAAAAATCAGGAGGACACCACCAGAGACATCTTAAAAGATAGCTCTGAGGACTCAGTATGTAGTTCAGATAGCCTAGAACAGATGAAGGCTATTTACAAAAGCTTCCTCAATAATCCTTACTGGTCCTTGCTGAGCTTGAATTCATCTCAACCATATGCAGAGGAACAGCCTGCCAATAGCAGCGGTAGTAGTAGCAACAATAGTAGTCCTGGTCGCAACTCCAGTGACTGGCACCAATCTGCTATTGCAAAGACATTCCAACACATGTCTCAGAAACAACCAATTGCACTTGAGCCAAGTCTTTTCTCCACTGTCCAGCTCTACCGCCAAAACACTAAACTCTATGGATCCATCTTCACCGGTGCCAGCAAGTTCCACTGCAAAAGCTGTAGTGCATCATATGACACTCTACTTGATCTCACCATTCACATGAACGAAACAGACCATTACCGTGATGACAACCATGAAAGTGCTAGCAAGGGCGCCAAGTCCTGGTCCAAGCCACGTAAGCGCTCTATTTTGGAGATGGAGGGCAAGGAAGATGCTCAGAAAGTCCTACGTTGTATGTACTGTGGGCACTCCTTTGAATCCTTGCAAGACCTCAGCGTACACATGATAAAGACCAAGCACTACCAAAAAGTACCTCTGAGAGAACCTAGAACAGCAATTGCTGCTAAAGTTGTCTCTTCTTTCAGAAAGAGGGTTCCGGTGGAGTTGAATATTGGAAAATCTCTGCGCACCACAGAGCAGAGAAGTACCAATGGAGGACAAGCCAGTGATATTTTTCAGATGTGTTCTGAACACGCTTTTACCAACAAAGCAGACTTAATAAATCAGAAGGGCACTCGCCGAGGTATGCAACCAAAGTCACAGAACTTCACATGTATGGAGTGTGGAATTTCACATGACTCTTTGCAGCAATTGAGTGCTCACATGATGTTGACCGGTCACTTTGTCAGAGTCACTCAGTCATTGAAAAAGACAGACAAGCCCTTTTTAAAACACAAAGTATTGAATCCTCCAAAAAATAAGTGTGAGAGGGTTCAGTCTGGTATGCAAAGTTCCTCCCCTCTCTTAGCAACAAGAATCAAGGACCCATCTTCTTGTCCATCTCCAACAACCAGGGATGTCAAGAATAAGATTCAAGAAATAACATCCCTGAAAGACAACGATTGCAAGGAGTCTGCAAATGCGAGTGATGCCATGGAGAGATTTGGCATCTCATCAAAATGTGATTACCTTACTGAAGAGGATCTTAAAGAGAACCCTAaaatggattttgatattctaaaaTCATTGGAGAATACAGTCACTTTGGCCATTAACAAAGCACAGGGGGGTGCCCCGAGCTGGGGGGGTTACCAAAGTATTCATGCAGCTTATCAGTTACAAAACCATCTAAAACCTTCTCTGCACAACTCCTCTTTGAAACAGTCAGCCAATGGGCAAGAAGTCCTGTCTTTAGGCAAAAGTCCACTGGTCACTCCAAGCATTCCACCAAGTGCTCCCTCAACCACAGTTAATAACCATGAAGTAGATGAATTGGAGAAGGTTACAGATAATGTTGCAAATGTGGAGGAACAAATGAAATACTTTAATGGGCAGGGATCTGTGAAATGGAAATCACTGGAATCAAGCTCCCCAGTTGAGGTCACTGAGGGTAACACAGGTGAGAAGAATACTCCAAAGCACACTCAACACTCTCGAAAACCTCCAAATtctatttcagatctgtatgatAATACTTATCTACTATCTGCCCACCCTGAGCCCAAACAACCCTCTGTCAGTCCTTTAAGTGCCCTTCAGTCCGTTATGAATCTTCATCTGGGTAAAGCTGCCAAACCGGTGAGGCCTGTCCAGGACCCTATGAGAATGCTTCTCAGGATGAGCAACAGCATGGAGGAAAGGGCTGCACTGGCTGCTCCATCTGGACAATTGACGAAATTTAGCCAGTTACATTCTGACTGCCATGAAATTTACAGAGACCAACCAATAGACTTGTCCAAAGGAAAAACTGAAAATTGTCTTAAGGCTGCCACTCTTCCAGGCAAAGCATTGAGTTCCTCCACAACTGTGAGTGAATCAGCTGCTTCCAAAATATTTACACCAGTCAGTCCTTTGCATGAAAATGCTCTCTCGGACATATCAGACTTGCTGCGTAATCTGTCAGACTCTCAACTTCTAAAGCCTCCAACACTTTTATGTAGGACAGAGCAGTCAGAAATTGAGGGCTCTCATACTTCAGATGAGGAAGAGGATATGTCCATGGTGCACAAACGTAAAGGTAGGAAGTCACACTGGAAACCCCAGCATTTACTGATTTTGCAGGCTCAGTTCACTTCCTGCCTCAGGCAAGCAGCTGATGGAAAGTATGTGATATTAGACTTGAGCTCCCAGGAAAGGATAGTCATATCACATGTAACAGGTCTGTCTATGACAACCATTAGCCACTGGCTGGCCAATGTGAAATATCAGCTGAGACGAACAGGCAGAACAAAATTCATAAAGAACGTTGACACTGGGCACCCAGTTTTCTACTGTAGTGAATGTGCGACACAGTTCCAAGCTTGCTCAACATACATCTGTCACCTTGAGTCACACCTTGGGTTTAAAATGAAAGACTTGGCCAAGCTTACTTCTCCTCCTGAAAAATCTCTGCTTCCTTCTGTACCACCTGCTAGAAGAGGTCAAGAGCATCTGCTAACAGTGCCAGCACTGTAA